GAGATCCGGCCCAACCTGGACGCCCTGGAAACCGGTGAGCTCCCGCCCTATCCAATCGCGCGAAAGCTGTTCAGCCAGTTCGGCTTGGATGCGTTGGCCGCCGAATCGGTCAAGAAGATGCTTGAGCGTGAGCGCGCCAGGCAAAACGGTGAGCCCGTCGAAAAGGTAAGCGGTTCAGACGGCCTCGGTGGTATGGGTGGTGCACAGGGGTCGATGGCTGCGGTGCTCATCTCCGAACTCGCCGGGGTCAGCATCGGGCTGCTGAGTACCGCGTCGGTCAGCCTCGGTCTGGGCGCGGCGACCATCGCCAGCCGCGGTACCCTCGCGCAGAAAGAACGCTGGCTGCCCGACCTGATGACGCTGAAAAAGATTGCCGCGTGGGCGATCACCGAACCCGACTCCGGTTCGGATGCGTTCGGGGGCATGAAGACCTACGTCAAGCGGGACGGGGAAGACTACATCCTGAACGGGCAGAAGACGTTCATCACCAATGGACCCTACGCTGACGTGCTGGTGGTCTACGCCAAGCTGGACGAGGGCGATCCGTCGGTAGAGAAGCGCAACCGGCCGGTGCTGGTCTTCGTCCTTGATGCCGGCATGGATGGACTCACGCAGGGCAAGCCGTTCAAGAAGATGGGCATGATGTCTTCGCCAACCGGTGAGCTGTTTTTCGACAATGTGCGCCTGAGCCGGGACCGGCTGCTCGGGGAGAGTGAACAACACGACGGCGGCGACGGCCGCGAGAGTGCGCGGGCCAATTTTTCCACCGAACGCATCGGCATCGCGATGATGGCACTGGGCATTATCAACGAATGCCACCGGCTCTGCGTGGACTACGCGAAGAGCCGCACCTTGTGGGGTAAGAACATCGGGCAGTTCCAGCTGATTCAGCTGAAGTTGGCCAAGATGGAGATTGCCCGAATGAATGTGCAGAACATGGTGTTCCACACCATCGAACGCCAGCAAGCCGGTAAGCCGCTGACGCTGGCCGAAGCGTCGGCGATCAAGCTGTATTCGTCGGAGGCGGCTACCGATGTGGCGATGGAGGCCGTGCAGCTGTTCGGCGGCAACGGTTACATGGCCGAGTACCGCGTGGAACAGCTTGCGCGCGATGCGAAGTCGCTGATGATCTACGCGGGCAGCAACGAGGTGCAGGTTACGCACATCGCCAAGGGGCTGTTGGGCGGTTGACTTCGGTGATCGCCGTGTTGATGATTGCGGACACCGGTAGTAGTTGGGCGCTCCCGTAGGACACTGATGGTCGAACCAGACAGCAGATGGCGGTTTCGAGCATTCCAAGCGCGCCCCTCGAGGGTTCTTAAGGTCGCTACATGTCGACGATGAACGGGACTCCGGATCTGCCCACGAAGTTTGTTGCCGCAGTCATGTACGCGTTACTGCGACCGGTTTCCGCGATCCTGCCGGCGAACCGGTGGAGTGTCGCGATTGTGCGTGCGGTGCTACACGTTATGTGTCTGGCCAGCACGCCGGTTCGTGGCACGGTAATCCAACCGGTCACCGGCGAAGTGAGCGGTGAATGGGTTCGGGCGGGACGTTCACCAGTGAGTGCAGGCTCGCAACCCAAGGGGAAGCGGGCAATCCTGCTGCTGCACGGAAGTGGGTACGTGGCGTGTTCACCTCGCACCCACCGCGGTTTTGCTTCCTACCTGTCGCATTATTCCGGCATACCAGTTTTCGTTGCGAGGTACCGGCGTGCTCCGGAGCACCGCTTTCCCGCGGCGGCGGACGACGCGATGTCGGCATACCGTTGGCTACTTGACGAGGGGATCCCAGCCGAGGGAATCGCTATCGTGGGGGATTCCGCAGGTGGCCACCTCGCCATCACACTGACTATGCAAGCCAGTCAGAATGGCCTCCCGATGCCGGCCGCTTTGGCTTTGTTCGGGCCGCTGGTCGATCCGACGTTCGCGGCGTCGGTCGCCGACCCGAGGGTGCGATTCAATCCGTTCGACCCGCGCGGGGCAAAGCGCATTCTGGCCATGTACGTGGGCGACCACGATGTCGCCGACCCACGCCTGAGCGTTCTGAACGGCGAACTCGGCGAGCTGCCGCCGGTGCAACTGCACTACGGCAGCAGAGAGGTGATGCGACGTGATGCTGAGATGCTCGACACCCGAATCCGTGAGGCGGGTGGGGTCTGTCAGAGCTATCTATGGCCGGGACAGGTTCATGGGTACTGGATACTTCCCCGGCTGTTGGCCGACGCCCGCCGAAGCGTCGATACGGCGGCGAGTTTCTTGGCCGCCGCAACCAGTGCAGACCCCTTGGGTCCCGCGGCATCGGCGTAGTCGGGGCTGACTGGCCGAT
The nucleotide sequence above comes from Mycobacterium vicinigordonae. Encoded proteins:
- a CDS encoding acyl-CoA dehydrogenase family protein: MIEWSETDLMVRDTVRQFIDKEIRPNLDALETGELPPYPIARKLFSQFGLDALAAESVKKMLERERARQNGEPVEKVSGSDGLGGMGGAQGSMAAVLISELAGVSIGLLSTASVSLGLGAATIASRGTLAQKERWLPDLMTLKKIAAWAITEPDSGSDAFGGMKTYVKRDGEDYILNGQKTFITNGPYADVLVVYAKLDEGDPSVEKRNRPVLVFVLDAGMDGLTQGKPFKKMGMMSSPTGELFFDNVRLSRDRLLGESEQHDGGDGRESARANFSTERIGIAMMALGIINECHRLCVDYAKSRTLWGKNIGQFQLIQLKLAKMEIARMNVQNMVFHTIERQQAGKPLTLAEASAIKLYSSEAATDVAMEAVQLFGGNGYMAEYRVEQLARDAKSLMIYAGSNEVQVTHIAKGLLGG
- a CDS encoding alpha/beta hydrolase, with amino-acid sequence MSTMNGTPDLPTKFVAAVMYALLRPVSAILPANRWSVAIVRAVLHVMCLASTPVRGTVIQPVTGEVSGEWVRAGRSPVSAGSQPKGKRAILLLHGSGYVACSPRTHRGFASYLSHYSGIPVFVARYRRAPEHRFPAAADDAMSAYRWLLDEGIPAEGIAIVGDSAGGHLAITLTMQASQNGLPMPAALALFGPLVDPTFAASVADPRVRFNPFDPRGAKRILAMYVGDHDVADPRLSVLNGELGELPPVQLHYGSREVMRRDAEMLDTRIREAGGVCQSYLWPGQVHGYWILPRLLADARRSVDTAASFLAAATSADPLGPAASA